From the genome of Triticum aestivum cultivar Chinese Spring chromosome 3B, IWGSC CS RefSeq v2.1, whole genome shotgun sequence, one region includes:
- the LOC123070389 gene encoding probable magnesium transporter NIPA9 isoform X2 translates to MWESVALTLAGAAGNSIGKVLQKKGTHILPPLSFKLKVIRGYALNRLWISGFLLDMCGAALMLTALSQAPVSVVQPIAGCGLAILCVFSHFYLKEVMNGLDWLAITMAGLGTIGVGVGGEEQKVEEIPLFSIPWLVLLNTWLHIYKKQRREQELTGPEVIEEVIYGLESGILFGISSVISKMGFVMSEMGFPKIVVPAAISCSVACSAVGFVYQTRGLKHGRAIVVSTCTSVASIVSGVVAGMVALDEHLPTAPAGRFFLLLGWFFIITGVILLVTSTRLIARLPKPVQKFLKSNMERSHSIRRPGPARGKDPNQSTTIHASTLHILTSTGKEKA, encoded by the exons ATGTGGGAGTCGGTGGCGCTCACGCTGGCCGGCGCCGCCGGCAACAGCATCGGCAAGGTCCTCCAGAAGAAGGGCACCCACATCCTCCCGCCCCTCTCCTTCAAGCTCAAG GTCATACGGGGCTACGCGCTCAACAGGCTCTGGATCAGCGGCTTCCTCCTGGACATGTGCGGCGCCGCCCTCATGCTCACTGCGCTCTCGCAGGCGCCG GTCTCTGTCGTGCAGCCGATTGCCGGCTGCGGCCTCGCCATACTCTGCGTCTTCTCCCATTTTTACCTCAAGGAGGTCATGAATGGCCTTGATTGGCTTGCCATCACAATGGCCGGTCTCGGCACCATAG GAGTCGGTGTAGGAGGGGAGGAGCAGAAAGTGGAAGAGATTCCCCTTTTCAGTATACCTTGGCTG GTTCTGCTCAACACTTGGCTTCATATCTACAAAAAGCAAAGGCGCGAACAAGAGTTG ACTGGACCTGAAGTGATCGAGGAGGTCATATACGGCTTAGAATCAGGCATTTTGTTTGG GATTTCATCAGTGATCTCTAAGATGGGATTTGTGATGTCTGAAATGGGCTTTCCGAAGATTGTTGTGCCAGCTGCCATTTCTTGTAGTGTGGCCTGCAGTGCTGTGGGATTTGTTTACCAG ACTCGAGGTCTCAAGCATGGGAGGGCAATTGTTGTGTCCACGTGTACATCGGTGGCATCTATTGTGTCTGGTGTTGTGGCTGGTATGGTTGCACTTGACGAACATCTGCCGACAGCTCCTGCAGGACGTTTTTTTCTCCTGCTTGGATG GTTCTTCATTATTACGGGGGTGATACTTCTTGTTACTTCAACCCGATTGATTGCGCGCCTACCTAAGCCTGTGCAGAAGTTTTTGAAGAGTAATATGGAGCGTTCACACAGCATCAGGAGGCCTGGACCAGCCCGAGGGAAGGATCCCAACCAAAGCACAACAATCCATGCATCGACATTACATATACTAACCTCTACAGGAAAAGAGAAGGCCTAG
- the LOC123070389 gene encoding probable magnesium transporter NIPA9 isoform X1 — MWESVALTLAGAAGNSIGKVLQKKGTHILPPLSFKLKVIRGYALNRLWISGFLLDMCGAALMLTALSQAPVSVVQPIAGCGLAILCVFSHFYLKEVMNGLDWLAITMAGLGTIGVGVGGEEQKVEEIPLFSIPWLVLTVLILFVLLNTWLHIYKKQRREQELTGPEVIEEVIYGLESGILFGISSVISKMGFVMSEMGFPKIVVPAAISCSVACSAVGFVYQTRGLKHGRAIVVSTCTSVASIVSGVVAGMVALDEHLPTAPAGRFFLLLGWFFIITGVILLVTSTRLIARLPKPVQKFLKSNMERSHSIRRPGPARGKDPNQSTTIHASTLHILTSTGKEKA, encoded by the exons ATGTGGGAGTCGGTGGCGCTCACGCTGGCCGGCGCCGCCGGCAACAGCATCGGCAAGGTCCTCCAGAAGAAGGGCACCCACATCCTCCCGCCCCTCTCCTTCAAGCTCAAG GTCATACGGGGCTACGCGCTCAACAGGCTCTGGATCAGCGGCTTCCTCCTGGACATGTGCGGCGCCGCCCTCATGCTCACTGCGCTCTCGCAGGCGCCG GTCTCTGTCGTGCAGCCGATTGCCGGCTGCGGCCTCGCCATACTCTGCGTCTTCTCCCATTTTTACCTCAAGGAGGTCATGAATGGCCTTGATTGGCTTGCCATCACAATGGCCGGTCTCGGCACCATAG GAGTCGGTGTAGGAGGGGAGGAGCAGAAAGTGGAAGAGATTCCCCTTTTCAGTATACCTTGGCTGGTGCTCACCGTTCTCATCTTGTTT GTTCTGCTCAACACTTGGCTTCATATCTACAAAAAGCAAAGGCGCGAACAAGAGTTG ACTGGACCTGAAGTGATCGAGGAGGTCATATACGGCTTAGAATCAGGCATTTTGTTTGG GATTTCATCAGTGATCTCTAAGATGGGATTTGTGATGTCTGAAATGGGCTTTCCGAAGATTGTTGTGCCAGCTGCCATTTCTTGTAGTGTGGCCTGCAGTGCTGTGGGATTTGTTTACCAG ACTCGAGGTCTCAAGCATGGGAGGGCAATTGTTGTGTCCACGTGTACATCGGTGGCATCTATTGTGTCTGGTGTTGTGGCTGGTATGGTTGCACTTGACGAACATCTGCCGACAGCTCCTGCAGGACGTTTTTTTCTCCTGCTTGGATG GTTCTTCATTATTACGGGGGTGATACTTCTTGTTACTTCAACCCGATTGATTGCGCGCCTACCTAAGCCTGTGCAGAAGTTTTTGAAGAGTAATATGGAGCGTTCACACAGCATCAGGAGGCCTGGACCAGCCCGAGGGAAGGATCCCAACCAAAGCACAACAATCCATGCATCGACATTACATATACTAACCTCTACAGGAAAAGAGAAGGCCTAG
- the LOC123065535 gene encoding acyl transferase 5 produces the protein MLSSITLARKSQSFVVPAAPASGETLELSAIDHVPGLRHTVRSLHVFRRNGDRSADGARPAEVIRAALSRALVEYPAFAGRFVGSVAAGEACVACTGDGAWFVEAAAGCSLEDVNGLDYPLMVCEEELLPAPEEGVDPTTIPVMMQVTEFTCGGFVVGLVAVHTLADGLGAAQFINAIAELARGLDRPTVAPVWARAVIPNPPKLPQGPPPSFQSFGFQHFATDVSADCIAHVKAEYFQVMGQYCSTFDVAIAKVWQARTRAIKYSPEAEVKICFFANTRHLLTHVLPKDGGFYGNCFYPVTVTSTAKDVATAGLLGVIRMIRDGKARLTLEFAKWASGDVKIDPYQLTFEHNVLFVSDWTRLGFFEVDYGWGAPSHIIPFNYAHYMAVAVLGAPPMQKKGTRVMTQCVEEKHLNEFRNEMKGFF, from the exons atgttgtcatcaatcaccctGGCAAGGAAATCCCAGTCGTTCGTCGTGCCGGCCGCGCCGGCGTCGGGAGAGACGCTGGAGCTGTCCGCCATCGACCACGTGCCCGGGCTGCGCCACACCGTGCGGTCTCTGCACGTGTTCCGGCGCAACGGCGACCGCAGCGCCGACGGCGCCAGGCCGGCCGAGGTGATCCGCGCCGCGCTGTCGCGCGCGCTGGTGGAGTACCCCGCGTTCGCCGGCCGCTTCGTGGGCTCGGTGGCGGCTGGCGAGGCCTGCGTTGCGTGCACCGGCGACGGCGCTTGGTTCGTTGAGGCCGCCGCCGGCTGCAGCCTGGAGGACGTGAACGGCCTGGACTACCCGCTCATGGTCTGCGAGGAGGAGCTGCTGCCCGCTCCGGAGGAAGGTGTTGATCCTACCACTATTCCGGTCATGATGCAG GTGACCGAATTCACTTGTGGAGGATTTGTTGTGGGCTTGGTAGCGGTCCACACCCTCGCAGACGGGCTTGGTGCTGCACAATTCATCAATGCAATTGCTGAGTTAGCGCGTGGCCTGGACAGGCCTACGGTGGCTCCTGTATGGGCTCGGGCTGTAATCCCGAACCCACCCAAGTTACCTCAGGGGCCACCACCATCATTCCAGTCATTCGGCTTCCAGCATTTCGCCACAGATGTCAGCGCGGACTGTATCGCCCATGTCAAGGCCGAATACTTCCAGGTAATGGGTCAGTACTGCTCAACTTTCGATGTCGCCATTGCAAAGGTTTGGCAAGCTCGAACTCGGGCCATCAAGTACAGTCCAGAAGCCGAGGTCAAAATATGCTTCTTCGCAAACACCAGACACCTTCTCACACATGTTCTCCCAAAGGATGGGGGCTTCTATGGCAACTGCTTCTACCCGGTTACCGTGACGTCTACAGCGAAGGATGTTGCCACGGCGGGGCTGCTTGGTGTGATCAGGATGATTAGGGACGGGAAGGCAAGGCTAACTTTGGAGTTTGCCAAGTGGGCATCAGGGGATGTGAAGATTGATCCATACCAGTTGACGTTCGAGCACAATGTGCTATTTGTCTCGGACTGGACAAGGCTTGGATTCTTTGAGGTCGACTATGGGTGGGGCGCCCCTAGCCATATCATACCATTCAACTACGCACATTACATGGCGGTCGCGGTGCTTGGTGCTCCACCAATGCAGAAGAAGGGCACCCGGGTTATGACCCAGTGTGTGGAGGAAAAGCATCTCAATGAGTTCAGGAATGAGATGAAGGGTTTCTTTTAA